A region from the Anoplolepis gracilipes chromosome 2, ASM4749672v1, whole genome shotgun sequence genome encodes:
- the LOC140663049 gene encoding uncharacterized protein, which produces MSDREKIARKIVQTSESIRKKYRALKTGKIEEDVALEKQFKPISEPLKQLVQNTIDVESDVSKIEPFDILEKDHVEKKIIKVKKRPRISLNDLSSKQKRLNVSLNDLPITSTPNQRRTIPDTSTQIEIAQPRQLSYEQPPVDEIFETTPDSLVTTVQRELQTSAGVNIFREHLGPLGQKYILTVMNQDKDKAMDYVYGIKFSNDGIMLGDKHFDVDKNDNIIINEVKYTGTPGLYELIFKKIPDDEIYTEDDLLKYKSILLATNAHKRGNKAHNPVLGTKGYKYKNVIAPLLSSRKAGKGILPRAMTLNDNKIDYVHWNDPNELVDRLRLLDASRRAGNNAHDNEIMSIIEELREDGLIIN; this is translated from the coding sequence atgagtgatcgtgaaaagattgcgcgaaaaattgtacagacgagcgagtcaattcgcaaaaaatatcgcgcgttaaaaactggtaaaattgaggaagatgtAGCGTTGGAGAAACAGTTTAAACCGATTAGCGAGCCTCTAAAACAGCTTGTTCAAAATACCATCGATGTAGAATCCGACGTATCGAAAATCGAGCCGTTCGATATACTCGAAAAAGACcatgtggaaaagaaaattattaaagttaaaaaacgaccaagaatctcattgaatgatttgagctcaaagcaaaaacgattaaacgtctcattaaatgatttgcCGATAACTTCTACACCTAATCAAAGACGAACGATACCGGACACATCTACTCAGATAGAAATTGCGCAACCGCgtcaattatcgtacgagcaaccaCCCGTCgacgaaatttttgaaaccacACCCGATTCGTTGGTTACGACGGTACAACGTGAATTGCAAACGTCCGCaggtgtaaacatatttcgagagcatttaggtccactcggacaaaaatatatactaactgttatgaatcaagataaagataaagctatGGATTATGTGTACGGCATTAAGTTTTCTAACGATGGAATAATGCtcggtgataaacattttgacgtagacaaaaatgataatataattatcaatgaagtaaaatatacagGAACGCCTGGtctctatgaattaattttcaaaaaaatccccgacgatgaaatatacaccgaagatgatttgcttaaatataaaagtatattattagcgacgaatgcgcataaacgtgggaacaaagcacataatccagtattagggactaaaggatataagtataaaaatgtaattgcgcCGTTATTGTCTAGCAGAAAAGCTGGAAAGGGTATACTACCGCGCGCTATGACTCTAAACGACAATAAGATCGACtacgtgcattggaacgatccAAACGAGTTGGTAGATCGTCTGCGATTACTGGATGCTTCGCGTCGAGCCGGTAACAATGCTCACGACAATGAAATCATGTCGATTATCGAAGAACTTCGCGAAGatggtcttattataaattga